A genomic stretch from Thermococcus sp. includes:
- a CDS encoding adenylosuccinate synthetase — MPSYIVVGGQWGDEGKGAITAYLALKDEPEVIARGGVGTNAGHSVFINGKRYAVRQLPMGFMQTKARLLVGAGVLVDPEVFFHELETLKDFDVAQRVGIDYRCAIIEETHKQLDRSNGHLHDKIGTTGSGCGPANADRVMRRAKLARDIKELEPYLTDVAAEVNDALDEGKLVLIEGTQGFGLSLYYGTYPYVTSKDTTASAIASDVGIGPTRVDDVIVVFKSFPTRVGAGPFPTEMSQEEAERLGLIEYGTVTGRRRRVGWFDFELARYSAKLNGATMLALTMIDKYDKNAFGITDYDKLPRKAKEFVEGIEERVGVPVALIKTGPELEHIIDRRDVI, encoded by the coding sequence ATGCCGAGCTACATTGTTGTTGGCGGTCAATGGGGGGACGAGGGCAAGGGTGCAATCACAGCCTACCTCGCCCTGAAAGATGAACCTGAAGTAATAGCGCGTGGCGGTGTTGGGACGAACGCCGGACACAGCGTTTTTATCAACGGGAAGAGATACGCGGTAAGACAGCTTCCGATGGGTTTTATGCAGACCAAGGCGAGGCTTCTCGTCGGGGCCGGTGTCCTTGTTGACCCCGAGGTGTTCTTCCACGAGCTCGAAACCCTCAAGGACTTCGACGTCGCTCAAAGAGTTGGTATAGATTACCGCTGTGCGATAATTGAGGAGACGCACAAGCAACTCGACCGCTCCAACGGTCACCTTCACGACAAAATAGGCACCACCGGAAGCGGTTGCGGGCCGGCCAACGCGGACAGAGTTATGAGAAGGGCCAAGCTCGCGAGGGACATTAAGGAACTCGAGCCCTATCTTACGGACGTTGCCGCTGAAGTCAACGACGCCTTGGACGAGGGCAAGCTCGTTCTTATCGAGGGAACGCAGGGCTTCGGGCTGAGCCTCTACTACGGGACTTATCCATACGTCACCTCGAAGGACACAACGGCCTCTGCCATAGCGAGTGACGTTGGAATAGGTCCAACGAGGGTTGATGACGTTATAGTAGTCTTCAAGAGCTTCCCGACGAGGGTGGGAGCCGGACCGTTTCCAACTGAGATGAGCCAAGAAGAGGCGGAAAGACTGGGCCTCATTGAGTATGGAACCGTGACCGGTAGAAGGAGGCGGGTGGGCTGGTTCGATTTTGAGTTAGCGCGCTACTCGGCTAAGCTAAACGGGGCAACGATGCTGGCTTTGACGATGATAGACAAATATGACAAAAACGCCTTCGGAATAACCGACTACGACAAGTTGCCAAGAAAGGCGAAGGAGTTCGTGGAGGGAATAGAAGAGAGGGTTGGAGTGCCTGTTGCCCTCATAAAGACCGGGCCGGAGCTGGAGCACATAATTGACCGCAGGGATGTCATTTAA
- a CDS encoding SDR family oxidoreductase, which translates to MRNKLIVITGGAGFIGSHIAWELVKDNEVIVIDNLYTGKEENVPPEAKLIKADIRDYRAIAELISNADYVFHEAAQVSVVESIRDPVFTEEVNVLGTLNVLKALLEGHGKLIFASSAAVYGDNPNLPLRETERPRPLSPYGVTKATAEEYLRVYHELYGLPVVSLRYFNVFGPRQGFNQYAGVISIFINRALAGEPLVIFGDGKQTRDFIYVKDIVRANLLVAESKRANGKVFNVATGRETTILELAMKIIEITGTTSSIVFDKPRPGDIRRSVADISEIKKLGFEPMFSLEEGLKKTVEWYKDN; encoded by the coding sequence ATGAGGAACAAGCTTATCGTCATCACCGGGGGGGCGGGATTCATAGGTTCTCACATAGCCTGGGAGCTCGTCAAGGACAATGAGGTTATCGTGATAGACAACCTCTACACTGGAAAGGAAGAAAACGTCCCGCCGGAGGCGAAGCTGATAAAGGCCGATATTAGGGACTACAGAGCGATAGCGGAGCTGATAAGCAACGCCGACTACGTTTTCCACGAAGCGGCACAGGTGAGTGTTGTTGAAAGCATCCGTGACCCAGTTTTTACAGAGGAGGTAAACGTTTTGGGGACGCTCAACGTTCTCAAGGCCCTTCTTGAGGGACACGGAAAGCTGATATTTGCTTCTTCTGCGGCGGTCTACGGGGACAATCCAAACCTTCCGCTCAGAGAAACCGAGAGGCCGAGACCCCTCTCGCCGTACGGGGTGACAAAGGCCACCGCGGAGGAGTACCTGAGGGTTTACCACGAACTCTACGGTTTACCTGTTGTCTCGCTCCGCTACTTCAACGTGTTCGGCCCGAGACAGGGCTTTAACCAGTACGCGGGAGTGATAAGCATCTTCATTAACAGGGCATTAGCAGGAGAGCCCCTCGTAATTTTCGGCGACGGCAAGCAGACGAGGGACTTCATCTACGTGAAGGACATCGTTAGGGCCAACCTCCTCGTTGCTGAGAGCAAACGTGCCAACGGGAAGGTCTTCAACGTCGCAACGGGAAGGGAAACAACGATTCTGGAACTCGCCATGAAGATAATTGAGATAACCGGGACGACAAGCTCTATAGTCTTTGACAAGCCCAGACCAGGCGACATAAGGAGAAGCGTGGCAGACATAAGTGAAATCAAAAAGCTTGGCTTCGAGCCCATGTTTTCACTGGAAGAGGGACTAAAGAAGACGGTGGAATGGTATAAGGACAACTAG